The Dissulfurirhabdus thermomarina DNA window CCGCTTTCGGCCAAAACCGCCGGCCTAGTCCTCCGGCACCTCCAGCCGGTACTTCTGGATCTTCCGCCGGAGGGTGTCCTTCGAGATGCCGAGTTCCCGGCAGGTGGCCAGGCGCTTCCAGCGGTTGCGCTTCAGGGCCTGGTAGATGGCCCGCTTTTCGATCTCCTCGAGGCTCAGGGCCTGGTCGAGATCGAGGCCGGCCGGGACCTCGCCCCCCGTCCCGGAGAAGGGTTCCGGCAGGTGCTCCAGCTCGATGAACCCCCCGTGGCACAGGATGAAGGCGTACTCGATGATGTTCTCCAGTTCCCGGATGTTCCCCGGAAAGTCGTAGTGCATGAGGGCCCGGAGGGCCTCGTCCGAGATCCCGGCGACGGCCTTGCCCTTCTGGGCGTTGAACTTTTCGATGAAGTGGTTGACGAGCAGCGGCACGTCCTCGATCCGCTCCCGGAGGGGCGGAAGATGCACCCGGGCCACGTTGAGCCGGTAGTAGAGATCCTCGCGGAACCGTTCCTCGGCCACCAGGGCCTGGAGGTCCCGGTTCGTGGCGGCGAGGATCCGGACGTCGGCCTTGACGGGCCGGTTGGAGCCGAGCGGCTCGTACATCCGGGTCTGGAGGACGCGGAGGAGCTTCACCTGGATGGCCGGGGAGATATCGCCGATCTCATCCAGGAAGAGGGTCCCCTTCTCCGCGGCGGCCAGCCGCCCCGGCCGGTCGTGCTTGGCGTCGGTGAAGGCGCCGGCCTTGTAGCCGAAGAGCTCGGACTCGAGGAGGGTGTCGGGGAGCGCCCCGCAGTTGACCGCCACGAAGGGGCCCTTCCGACGTTCGCTGAGGTCGTGGATGGCCTGGGCGATGAGTTCCTTGCCCGTCCCGCTCTCCCCGGTGATGAGCACGTTGCTGTCGCTGCGGGCGATCTCCGGCAGGATGTCGAAGATGCGCTGCATGGCGGGGCTCTTGCTGATGATGTCCCCGAAGGTGTAGCGGCGGGCGAGCTGTTTGCGGAGGCTGGTGAGGAGGGAAAGGTCCCGGAAGGTCTCCACCCCCCCGATCACGTTCCCCTCGTGGTCGGTGAGGGGCGCCGCGCTGATGCTCACCGAGAGGGCCTTTCCGTCCTTGCGCTGGATGGTGATGGGCCGCTCCACCGTGGGCGCCCCGGTCACCATGCACTGGGCGATGGCGCAAGCCTCACCGCAGATGCTCGAGTGGAAGATTTCGCGGCAGGGCCGCCCCACGGCCTCCTCCCGCTTCCACCCGGTGATCTTCTCCGCCGCCCGGTTGAAGGACGTGATCCGCCAGTCCTCGTCCACGGTGAAGACCCCGTCGGCCACGCTGTCCAGGATGAGGTCGCGCTCGAGGCTCGCGGTGACGTCCCGGAAGGTCTCCACCCCCCCGATCACCCGGCCCGCATGGTCCACCAGGGGCGCCGCGCTGATGCTCACCGGGACGTTCCGGCCGTCGATCCGCTTCATGAAGATGGTCCGGTTGATCACCGGCCGCCCGTGCGTCACGGCCTGGCCGAGGATGCAGGCGTCGCCGCAGACGCTGGAGCGGAAGACCTCCCGGCAGGGCCGCCCCAGGGCGTCCTCCCGCTTCCACCCGGTGATCTCCTCCGCCGCCCGGTTGAAGGACGTGATCCGCCACTGGCGGTTCACGGTGAAGACCCCGTCGGCCACGCTGTCCAGGATGAGGTTCTTCTCGAGGAGAGAGGTGATGTCCCGGAAGGTCTCCACCCCCCCGATCACCCGGCCCTCCTGGTCGAGGAGCGGAGCCGCGCTGATGCTCACGGGAAGGCTCCGGCCGTCGGCCCGGTGGATGAAGATGGCCCGGTTCACCGAGGCCTTCCCCTCCCGGAGGACCTGGCCGAGGATGCAGGCGTCGCCGCAGACGCTGGAGCGGAAGACCTCCTGGCAGGGCCGCCCCAGGGCGTCCTCCCGCTTCCACCCGGTGATCTCCTCCGCCGCCCGGTTGAAGGACGTGATCCGCCAGTCGCGGTCCACGGTGAAGACCCCGTCGGCGATGCTGTCGAGCTGGTAGGGAGAGGCCCCGGCCTCGTCGGTCACGTCGGAGAGCACCACCACGGCCCCGGACATGAGCCCGTCCACGTCGGGCACGGGCATGGCGGAGACGGTGATGACCCGCTGCCCGCCGTCCGGCCCGGGCACCACCATGCGGTAGTCCTTCACGGCGCGGCCGGCGGCGAGGTTCTCCTTGATGGTACAGAGGCCGGAAAAGTGGGTGGCCTCCACCACCTCGTGGCAGTCCCGGCCGACGACCTCGGCGGCTGAGATGCCGAAGAGGGCCTCGGCCCCGGGACTGAAGGAGGAGATCCGCCAGTGGGCGTCCACCGTGAAGACGGCGTCGGATATGCGGGCCGGCCGGATGTCGTCGGTCATGGACGTCGATCCCGGGCCGGGTGCGGCCTCCGCCTCGGCGGGCCGGACCGGCCGATCGTCTCGATGGCGCCGCAAAGACTCGGCGATCTTTGCCCGGCCATCTGTTCGGCGGCCTCTTGACGAGGCCTTTCAGTCTTGTCTTACCCGCATTCCGCCGCGGCCACAACCTGGGTTCGGCCCCCGTCTCCCTTGACAGGCGTGGCAAAAAGCCCTTACATTGGCGCTTGCCGGTGAAAAATAGCGGAATTTTGGGTTGTCACGTGGGCGGCCCGAAACCAGACACCGCCCGGGCGGGGGATTCCGGCCCGAGGCGGTCCTTCCACGGAGGCCACAGATGAAGAAAAGGATTGAGGATTTCGCGAAACTGGAAAACGAGGGGGCCGACACCCTGCCCTCTGCGGAACGGCGGCGCTTTCTCCGCCTCGGTCTCACGGTCACGGGCGTCTTTGCAGGCGGGACCGTCCTGTCCCTCACCTCGAGCCGCCCGGCGCGGGGGGCCCTCGTGGGGGGCGAAATGCTCCGGAAGGACCCCTACAAGCCCCACTACAGCATGGTGATCCGCGAAGACCGCTGCATCGACTGCCAGCGCTGCATGGACGCCTGCGTCAAGACCAACGACGTGCCCGAGTACGGCTACCGCACCACCATCCTCGAGCGGGAGCTGGAGGTCGGCCCGGGGGAGAAGCAGCGCGAGTTCATGCCCGTCCTCTGCAACCACTGCAACCGCCCCCCCTGCGTCCGGGTCTGCCCCACCAAGGCCACCTACAAGGACGAGAAGACGGGTATCGTCATGATGCACTACGAAAAGTGCATCGGTTGCAAGACCTGCATGGCGGCCTGCCCGTACAACGCCCGGTACTTCAACGAGGAGAAGCGGGCCATCGACAAGTGTAACTTCTGCTTCGACACGCGGCTTTCCAAGGGGGAGAAGCTGACGGCCTGCGCCGCCGCCTGCCCGGCCGACGTCCGGATCTTCGGCGACATCGCAGACCCCGACAGCCGCGTCTACAAGCTCGTCCACGAGCCCACCCGGGTGGTCTGGGTGCTCCGGCCCGAGACGGGCGCCATGCCCAACGTCTTCTACACCAAGGGTTGAGCCGCGGCGGCCAACCGCGGGAACAAGGAATCAAGGGGCCGGCCCGCCCCGGCGACCGCGCGGCGGACCCGGGCCCCCAGCCAGGAATCCAGCGAGGGGAAAAACATGAAAAAGGTCCTTTGCATCGGAGTCGCGGCCCTCGTCGCCGGCCTCGTCCTCCACTTCGGCCCGGCCGGCTTCGCCGAGGAGGAGCAGGAACACGGGGGCGACATCATCTTCACCAAGCCCGTCAAGGCCGTCCTCTTCAGCCACCAGACCCACATCGACCAGGGGCTCGAGTGCGACAGCTGCCACGACGACCCCTTCGAGATGGCCGCGGGAACGGCCGAGGAGAACGGGGACTTCACCATGGAGGCGCTCTACCAGGGGAAATACTGCGGCACCTGCCACGACGGGGAGACGGCCTTCGCCTCCAACACCCGGTGCGCCGTCTGCCACATCGGGGTGAAGGGCTACAACCGGCTCTACAAGCTGAGCGGCGAGGAAGGAGAGGGCGGCCACGGGGAATAGGGCCGCCGGCCGCGCGGATATCGCTTCTTCGGGGGCGGCGGGACGCAGGTCCCGCCGCCCCCTTTACGTTCAGCCCGATTCCGGGGCGCCGCAAGACTCCACCAGGGCCGCCAGGAGCCGTCCCTCGAGGCGGCCGGAGCTCGCCGCGGCGGCGCCCCGCCCCCGGAGGCGGCACCGGACCTCCACCTGGTCCACCAGGCCGGAACGGAGGGCGAGGGTCAGGACGGCCGAGGCCGGCAGCGGCCTGCCCGCCCAGAAATCCGGGGCCCCCAGCACCGCGGGGGCCGTCACCGTGACCTCCGCCCCGTAGCCGCGGCACCCGAAGACGGGAAGAGCCGCCTGGAAGTCCCGCTCGAGCCCGAGCCCGGCGCACGCCTCGTGCACCGCCAGCCAGACCTCGTCCAGGTCCCCCCACACCTCCACCCCCATGGGCACGCCGTCGAAGAGGGCCCGGGCCCGCGCCTCTCCCTCTTCCCCGTAGAGGCAGCGGTGGTCGTAGTTGCGGGCCATCCACTCGGCGATCTTGAGCAGCAGGTGGACGGCGGTCTCCTTGGCCTCCTGGGGATGCGCAGGCAGGGGGGCCACCAGCACCTCGGTGAGCCCCGCCAGGGCATTGCTCACGAAGTTGGGGACCCGGTCGCGGAGATCCCGGACGGGGTCGGCCCACTCGGGCAGGCCCTCCTCCCGGCCCATCCGCCCGAGAAAATCCGAGAGCAGGTCCCGGCCCGGGGCCTGCCAGCCGGCGGCCGGCTCGGCCGGGGAGGCCAGCATGGCCTTGAGCTCGGCCCGGAGGGAGGCGTCGCCGGCGCCGCGGAGGCAGCTCAACTTGTGGCGCAGCAGGGAGGAGAGCATCCGAGCCCCCGAAAAAGAGGCCTGCCGGATCACGGCAGGCCTCTCGCTTCCGTCACACCGGAAGGCGGGCGCCGCCCCCGGTGACCGGCCGAACGGTGGCTACTTCTTGTGGCAGCCGTTGCACTTGGTGGGCGCGCCCTCGGCCTTGTGCTGCTTGTGGCAGTTCTTGCAGTTCTCGTGGAAGACCTTCATGGGCTTGTTGACCTTCTTGTTGGCCATGGAGCTGTTGTGGCACTCCTCGCACTTCTTCATGGCCTGGCCCTTCTTGAAGGGAACCCGCTTGCCGTTTGCCACGCCGTGGTGGCACTGGCCGCAGTCCATCCGGGCCTGGTGCTTGTGGTGCGCGAAGGTGACGTCCCCCTTCTTGGCCTTCAACACGATGGTCGCGGGACCCTCTCCGGCCATGGCCACGCCGGCGCCCGCCACGGCGAACAGTCCTACCACCAGCCACGTCAGGATGTTCTTCTTCATGCCCTTTGCTCCTCCTTGCGGTTTGGATGTGGCCCGCACGGGGCGCCGCCGCCTCCGGCCGCGGCCCCGGCAGGGCCCCCCGGGCTCGCCCCGGGAATGAATGGAGATTCACCGGAATTTTCTATACCGGGGGGGCGTGTTTGTCAATCGGGAAATGGCGCGGCCGGCGCCCGGCGAAGGCGGGCCGACCCCGGGAAGGCGCCGCCCACGGCCGGACGGCCGCCCACGGGTTGAAATGTCCAACTGTGAAGGTCCTTTACAATCTTCGGTGGCAATTGGTATGATGCTCAGCATCCAGCCCCGCCGGGCCGTCCCGACATGCCGCCAAGGAGGCGATACCGTGAAGATCGTCTTTGATCCAGATATCCCCGCGCAGGCCCACGAGTCCCTGACCGAGGTCATCCAGGAATCGGTCCCGGGAAAGTGCGCGTGCGGCTGCGACGAGATCTACGTCTCTCTCCAGGCCCCGGACCGCATCGACGTCAAGTGCTACGACTGCGGCACCAGCTTCTGCGAACTCGAGGTCGAGGTGGCCCAGGAGGTGGTGGAACACTGACGCCCCTCCTCCCCGTGCCCGCCCCTGCCCGGTTGACGCGCCGGCTCGAATGCTTACCTTCTGATCGCCGAAAGGTCACGCCCTGGCCTGGCCAGCGCGTGGAATCCGCAGCTTTTCGGAAGGAGGTAGCGTCATGCTGGGCACATGGCTTGAAACCCCCGTTTGGAACGACTTTGCCAGGCTCCAGAGGGAACTCGAGCGGCTCTTCGATCTCGCCGCCCCCCGGGGTGACATCCGGGGCGTGGTCCGCGGCACCTTCCCGGCGGTCAACGTCGTGGAGACACAGGACAACGTCCTGGTCTACGTCTTCGCGCCCGGGATCCCCCCCGGCGAGGTAGAGATCTCCCTCAACAAGAACCTCCTCACCGTGGCCGCCGAGCGAAAGACCGACCTCGCCGGCGCCCCCGCCGAGGGCGAACCGCAGGCCCAGGGCTACCACCGGCGCGAGCGGTTCCACGGGCGCTTCCGGCGCATCATCTCCCTGCCGGAGCAGATCGACCCGGACAAGGTGGAGGCGGTGGCCCGGGACGGCATCATCCAGGTCACCATCGGCAAGCGGGAGGAGGCCAAGCCGCGCAAGATCGAGGTGAAGGTCTAGGGACCCACCGGAGAGTCCAGCGACGACAAGGAGGACGACGCCATGAGCGACATCGCCGTCAAGCAGGAGACCGCCGAGCGCGAACCCAGGCAGGCCGCGGCGCCCGCTCCCCTGGTGCCGCCGGTGGACGTGTACGAGGATCACGACGCCATCACCCTGATGGCCGACATGCCGGGCGTGGCCAAGGACGACGTGGACGTCCGGATCGACAAGGACGTCCTCACCCTCCGGGGCCGCATCGGCGACTACGTCCCGGAGGAGGCCCGGCCCCTCTACGCCGAGTTCTCCGGCCGCGAGTACGCGCGCTCCTTCACCGTGGGGCCCGAGATCGACGTGGACCGGATCGAGGCCAAGATGGAGGCCGGGGTCCTGCGGGTGACCCTCCCCAAGGTGGAGGCCGTCAAGCCGCGCCGCATCGAGGTCCGGGCGGCCTGAGGCGCCGGGCATGGAAACACCCGAGGGGGCGCCCCTGCGGCGCCCCTTTTTTCGTGCCGAATCCCGGGGCGCTTTTCTTCGGCCACCCGTGGGGCCTCTTCGCGGGCTGGAAGCGGGCCGGCGGCGGCCGCCGCGGGCCCGGTTGACGAGGGTCGTGCCCGCGTTTATAGTTGCGTGATTTTGGCCCGGCGCCCGCCGCCGCCCGGGAAGACGGGGGCCGCCGGCACGAGACCGGCCGCCCCGCCGGTTCGACGTCGCCGCCCCCGGAGGGCACCGGGGGCACCTCCTTCTTCGAAGAGGCATCCCATCGTGAAAGCGCTCATCGCCCTGGAGGACGGCCGCCTGTTCGAGGGCCGCGCCTTCGCCGGTTCCGGTGAAACCGAAGGCGAGATCGTCTTCAACACCAGCATGACCGGCTACCAGGAGATCCTCACCGACCCCTCCTACAAGGGGCAGATCGTGACACTCACCTATCCCCTGGTGGGGAACTACGGGGTCACCCCCGAAGACGACGAGTCGGAGGGCGTCCACGTCCAGGCCTTCGTGGTCCGGGAATACGAAGACGCCTACAGCAACTGGCGGGCCCGCGCGAGCCTCCGGGACTACCTCGAGGCGCACGGCGTCCTGGGCGTCGAGCAGGTGGACACCCGGGCCATCACGCGCCACATCCGCCGGGCGGGCGCCATGCGGGCCGTGGTCTCCACCGTGGACCTCGACCCCGGCTCCCTGGTGGCCAAGGCCCGGCGCTCCCCCGGGCTCGAGGGCCGCGACCTCGTCCGCGAGGTGACCTGCCGCCGGCCCTACGAGTGGCACGGCGGCCGGGCGGTGGAACCCGGCGGCGCCGGTCGGGAAGAAGGGCTCACCGTGGCCGTCCTCGACTGCGGCCTCAAGCG harbors:
- a CDS encoding sigma 54-interacting transcriptional regulator, with the translated sequence MTDDIRPARISDAVFTVDAHWRISSFSPGAEALFGISAAEVVGRDCHEVVEATHFSGLCTIKENLAAGRAVKDYRMVVPGPDGGQRVITVSAMPVPDVDGLMSGAVVVLSDVTDEAGASPYQLDSIADGVFTVDRDWRITSFNRAAEEITGWKREDALGRPCQEVFRSSVCGDACILGQVLREGKASVNRAIFIHRADGRSLPVSISAAPLLDQEGRVIGGVETFRDITSLLEKNLILDSVADGVFTVNRQWRITSFNRAAEEITGWKREDALGRPCREVFRSSVCGDACILGQAVTHGRPVINRTIFMKRIDGRNVPVSISAAPLVDHAGRVIGGVETFRDVTASLERDLILDSVADGVFTVDEDWRITSFNRAAEKITGWKREEAVGRPCREIFHSSICGEACAIAQCMVTGAPTVERPITIQRKDGKALSVSISAAPLTDHEGNVIGGVETFRDLSLLTSLRKQLARRYTFGDIISKSPAMQRIFDILPEIARSDSNVLITGESGTGKELIAQAIHDLSERRKGPFVAVNCGALPDTLLESELFGYKAGAFTDAKHDRPGRLAAAEKGTLFLDEIGDISPAIQVKLLRVLQTRMYEPLGSNRPVKADVRILAATNRDLQALVAEERFREDLYYRLNVARVHLPPLRERIEDVPLLVNHFIEKFNAQKGKAVAGISDEALRALMHYDFPGNIRELENIIEYAFILCHGGFIELEHLPEPFSGTGGEVPAGLDLDQALSLEEIEKRAIYQALKRNRWKRLATCRELGISKDTLRRKIQKYRLEVPED
- a CDS encoding 4Fe-4S dicluster domain-containing protein, whose protein sequence is MKKRIEDFAKLENEGADTLPSAERRRFLRLGLTVTGVFAGGTVLSLTSSRPARGALVGGEMLRKDPYKPHYSMVIREDRCIDCQRCMDACVKTNDVPEYGYRTTILERELEVGPGEKQREFMPVLCNHCNRPPCVRVCPTKATYKDEKTGIVMMHYEKCIGCKTCMAACPYNARYFNEEKRAIDKCNFCFDTRLSKGEKLTACAAACPADVRIFGDIADPDSRVYKLVHEPTRVVWVLRPETGAMPNVFYTKG
- a CDS encoding c(7)-type cytochrome triheme domain-containing protein, with the translated sequence MKKVLCIGVAALVAGLVLHFGPAGFAEEEQEHGGDIIFTKPVKAVLFSHQTHIDQGLECDSCHDDPFEMAAGTAEENGDFTMEALYQGKYCGTCHDGETAFASNTRCAVCHIGVKGYNRLYKLSGEEGEGGHGE
- a CDS encoding cytochrome c3 family protein, translated to MKKNILTWLVVGLFAVAGAGVAMAGEGPATIVLKAKKGDVTFAHHKHQARMDCGQCHHGVANGKRVPFKKGQAMKKCEECHNSSMANKKVNKPMKVFHENCKNCHKQHKAEGAPTKCNGCHKK
- a CDS encoding Hsp20/alpha crystallin family protein, producing MLGTWLETPVWNDFARLQRELERLFDLAAPRGDIRGVVRGTFPAVNVVETQDNVLVYVFAPGIPPGEVEISLNKNLLTVAAERKTDLAGAPAEGEPQAQGYHRRERFHGRFRRIISLPEQIDPDKVEAVARDGIIQVTIGKREEAKPRKIEVKV
- a CDS encoding Hsp20/alpha crystallin family protein, producing the protein MSDIAVKQETAEREPRQAAAPAPLVPPVDVYEDHDAITLMADMPGVAKDDVDVRIDKDVLTLRGRIGDYVPEEARPLYAEFSGREYARSFTVGPEIDVDRIEAKMEAGVLRVTLPKVEAVKPRRIEVRAA
- the carA gene encoding glutamine-hydrolyzing carbamoyl-phosphate synthase small subunit, which gives rise to MKALIALEDGRLFEGRAFAGSGETEGEIVFNTSMTGYQEILTDPSYKGQIVTLTYPLVGNYGVTPEDDESEGVHVQAFVVREYEDAYSNWRARASLRDYLEAHGVLGVEQVDTRAITRHIRRAGAMRAVVSTVDLDPGSLVAKARRSPGLEGRDLVREVTCRRPYEWHGGRAVEPGGAGREEGLTVAVLDCGLKRNQLRLLEARGCRPRVFPAGTPPEDLLAAEPDGIFVSNGPGDPAALTGVVRTVRALLGRRPVFGICLGHQILGQALGGRTYKLKFGHRGGNQPVKNLRTGRVEITSQNHGFAVDADSLPAEVEVTHVNLNDQTVEGIRHPSLAAFSVQYHPENAPGPHDAEYLFDDFVALMREVPKG